CATCTGATTAGCGAGGGAAGCATTTATCCGCTTCTCAGCAGACTTCAGAAACAGGGCCTCATCGACGGATACTTTGTCGAGTCTGCGGGAGGACCACCCCGCAAGTACTACCGAATCGAACACACTGGTAGGCAACGGCTCAAGGAATGGACACAGGAATGGGACAGTCTCACGAACGGAGTGAAAGAGGTTCTCAATGGCGGCGGTTATGACATCACAGCGTGACATCGACAAGATCGTCGCTGAATGCTCCGAGTATTGGACCGCCACCGGCGTGCCTCGCAAAACGGCGAGAGACATGACGGCAGAGCTCACGGCACATCTGTACGATTCCGTCGCCGCAGGCAATGCGCCGGCAACCGTCATAGGTCCCGATGTCAGGGGCTTCGCCGAGAGCTGGGCATCTGCGTATCGCGACCCGCGCGATCCCTCACAATTCATAAAAAGCCGCCAGTCACAACCGTGCCGTGGTGGACCGCAATCGGAGCTACCGCGCTCGTCATTGCAGCAGCGTTGGCAGTCGGAAAGGACAGCGAAGTGGACGAAGTTGGCATTCAGATCGCGTTTTGGGCGGCAACTGCTGTTGCGCTCGCGATTGGAGAGATATTCACTGCGGGATTTTTCCTCATCAGCTTCGCCGCCGGCGCAGGTGTGGCCGCGGCGCTAGCGGCAGCAGGAGTGAATCCACCAACGCAGATCGTGGCGTTCCTAATCGTCTCAGTAATCGGTCTGCTGTGGACACGAAAGTACGCCATCCAAGACAGACCCCCGCTCATCCCAGTGGGGGCGAACAGATTTCTCGGCAAACAGGCCGTCGTCGAGCGCGACATCAGCCGACACACGGCTGGTCGAGTTCGCATCGGGTCCGAAGACTGGCGGGCAGTCACAGACGCCGATGAGGTGTACGAAACCGGTACAACGGTGAAAATCGTCGCGATACGAGGCACGAGTCTTGTCGTGACCGCCCAAGAGTAAGTTCACACAACAAACATCGTAGGAATACGAAGAGGAGGAAAAAATGGAAATAATTCTCGGAGTGGCACTCCCGCTGATCATTCTGGCGGCTGTCTTTGCAGGGGTGGCGTTCAAGATCGTCAGACAGTTCGAGCTGGGCCTTATCGAAAGGTTCGGCGAGTACAAGCGCACGACGGGACCCGGGCTTCAGTTCGTGTTCCCGTTCATCGAGAGCATCCAACGCATCGACATGCGAGAAATCGTCGTCGACGTGCCACCGCAGGAAGTCATCACTAAAGACAACGTCGTCGTCACCGTCGACGCCGTCGTGTACTACCAGGCGGTCGATCCCAAGTCGTTGGCGTACAACGTGCAAAACTTCGTGCTTGCCGCAACGAAGCTGGCGCAAACCAACCTGCGCAATGTTATCGGCGACCTCACTCTCGACGAGGCCCTTACATCTCGCGACATCATCAATACGCAGCTTCGAGATATTCTCGATGAGGCGACTGATGTCTGGGGTACCAAGGTCGTCCGTGTTGAGATTCAACGCATCGACCCACCCGCCGACGTGACCCAGGCAATGCACCGCCAGATGAAGGCGGAGCGCGACCGGCGCGCCAACGTGACCGAAGCCGACGGTGAGCGTGAGGCACAGATACTGCGCGCCGAGGGAGTCAAGGAGTCAAGGATTCTCGAGGCCCAGGGCCAGGCCGGAGCGATCAGGGAGGTTGCTGACGCCGAGGCGTACCAAAAGCGCGTCGTCGCCGAGGGTGAGGCGCTTGCCATCATCCAGGTGTATGCCGCCATCCACGAAGGTCGACCAACTGATGATCTCATCAAGATCAAATATCTCGAGGCGTTGCAAGGCGTGGCTAACGGTACCGCAACCAAGATATTCCTCCCGATGGAAATGGGCGCAATCATGGGCGCACTCGGAGCGGCGGGCGAAATGCTGACGGGCGGAGGCAGCAGCTCGTAACCGGCTGATCAGAAGCTAGCTACGGAGGGGACGGCCGGTTGGTCGTCCCCTCTGTTGATCAACGGGTGCCCACAACTTGGCCACAACCCCGCTGGGTCTCCCGACACGGAGACCCAAATCACACCGTGGAGTCCCCGCCCCACGGATCTCCATCGTGCGACCCAGAATCCTGAGCCTGCATGGGAAGGGCAGCTTCTGCGGTTGAGCTAGCCCACGCGGCATGTCCCACCAGTCGCCGGTGACCGCGCCGCCTGCTGATCAGCAGGATCGATAGGCCGACGATCGCGGCAACAAAGAAACCAACCACACCGGCCGCAATCCTCAGCCGCGTCTCCCCTAGAGTCTCGGCGTCGTCGAGAACTTGCGTGGCGAGCGCTGCATCGATCGGCACAGAGTCAATGTCGCCACGTTCGTAGGCGGCGCGGGCGGCGTCAAGGTTGTCTTGCGGGTCTGCTCCAAGCCACAACCCCAGTCGCATCGCAAGACTACGATCGGCTGCGACAACATCTTCGGAGGCGGCTAGCGCGTCAAGGCCCCGGTCGTGCTGGTTGATCGATGCCCGCACGGAGCTAAAACCGCCGCGGGTCATCTCGAAGTCGAGCGAGAACACGTCTTGAGTTGTGAGGCCCATGTCGGTAGCGCGAGCGACGAGCGTCAGCTCGAGTTCGTAGACCGCAAGCCCTTCATCCATGCGTTGCACAGCGTCATCGAAATCCCAGTCCCCCATGGATTTGCGGATGAGATACGACGGCTGTCTTCCGGTCGTGGTCTGGAACGCCTGATACTTCTCGCGCGCAACCCTGCGAGCTTCCAATGTCTTCACCTCGTCTGTCTTCACGACTAGGTCGGCGAAGACATCAGTAGCAGTCTCGGATTCCCCAATCTCTTCGAAAAGATCGAGAAGGCGGCGCCAATCGTCCGGTTCCGCCCACGTCTCGGGCTCTGGTCGTCCAACGTATGCAATGGTGTCGCTCGCCGCATACAAGAGCACTTCAGCGAAGGCATCGCGACCAATCTCGGTGGTCAGATCATGGATCACCGACCACGATGCGTTATAGCCGTAGGCCTCGTGAGCATCCGTGAGATCAGACTGGACGTTCGGAAACACCCAAGCGTTGAGGTTCACAGCGCTCGTATCGAAGGCCGAGACCACGGTTGGAAACTCCCTCTCGTTGAACACTTCACGCAACACTATGGATGCGGCCTCCTCAGCAAACCCTTCGGTGATCCAACGTCCAACAAACAGATCGTCGTTGAACCAGGCATGCGACATCTCGTGGAGCACGATCTGTCGATCGACTTCCTCACCGATCTCGATCTGGATGCCATCCTCGACAAAAAACCACCCTCCAAACCCGGATATGTTGGGAGCGATCGACTCGGTGACGACGAGCGTGTCGTCGATCGGCCAGGCCAATCCGACAAGGTCTGCCAACGCGGGGAGCCCAAGTTCGAAAGTGTCAGATACCGTGTCGTACCATTGGTCATCGCCAGGCCAGTTTCTGATGGTGATGTTCTGGCCAGTGAATTCGTGGTCGGTAATGGTGAGAGCGTCATCGTTGATAGCGCCCACCAACACAAACCACTCTTGAGGGTCGGCAATAGCCTTGGCGACTCGAACATCCTTGCCGGCCTCGTCTGTTTCCAGGGTCATACGCTCGCCGTCAAGGCTCACCTGGTAGTCATCGAGACCAACGAGCCTGACTTCGGCACCATCAGGATCGCCAAATGCAACCAGTTGGAAACCAACAAATGCGGAGTTCACCCGGGTCGAGTCTTCGGACCGAGGCTCCCCGCCGGGGATCTCGTACGTCACCGTGACCGTACGAGACCGCTTGAAGAAAAGGTTCGAGCGGAAATGCACAAGGGCAACCGAAAACGAGTCTTCGTCTTCGGAGTCTTCGACCGTAACACGAAGCTCGCGTGTCCCGTCAAAGGCTGCTATGTTCGCAGCCTCGACTGGTAGCGGAACAAAAAAACCCATCGTAGAAGTAGCGGGTCGTGACACCACCCTTCGTCGTGTTCGGCGTAGCGTTTGTCGCCTCGACATCGATGGTCACAGAGATCTTGGAATCAATGGACACGACTTCGTACGTAGTCACCGCGTCGATGTGCAACCCCTCCGAAGCATCGGCGGTGGGCACCACGACGCCGACAATGGTGACAAGAATCGCAAAGGCAAACGAGCGACCCAGCGCACGAGTCACCAAATCCACGACCCTCACATGGATTCTGGCGTCGAATCATGCCGGATACGGGCTGATTCGACGCCAGAATCCATGGGTTGGACGCTGAGCCTGTCAGTCGGCGTCGGCAACCGATTCCTCCGTAGCGCCCAACTTTGCACCTCGCTGAGCGTCCCCCTCTTGCGAGACGATATCCCCCCGTTTGAACGCGACAAAGAGTGCAACCCCGATCAAACCAGCCCCAAGACCTCCCCATTGGCTTCCCGTAAACGGCCCCATGACCGAGTCCGCAACCGTCCCAAGCTTGGCAGCGCCGAGGCGGGTGAAATCGATGAGGAACCGCTGAAAGCCGTACCACGCAAGCCACAACGCAAATATCTGCCCATAACGAAATCGCCTGCTGCTGCGCACAAGCCAGACAAGCACACCAAGCAATATCGCCGCCCCGATCATGTCGTATAACCATGTTGGGTGATAGATGCCGCATATGCCGTTGATAGCTTCGGCCGGACCGCACTCGAGCGAGTCGTGCTGCGGCGAAAGGTCGTTACCGGGCTTGACTGCATACCCAAGAAAAAACGTCGTTGCTGACCCGAGGTGCTCGACAATGAAGAAGTCCCCGACGCGGCCGACAACGGCGCCGATCGCAAACCCTGGCGCCGCCATGTCAAGCATCGATGCAGTGTCCATCCCGATACGACGCATCTTGAACCAAGCAACCAAGATGCCTCCGGCGTACCCGCCGAGAATCGAGAAGTCTCCCGCAAGGGATATGGCATCAGAAAACTCGTAGCCGACGTCTCCGATGTGCGCCGGAACGGTGAAAAACCGGGCGCCGAGAATGGCGCCAACAAGACCCCAAGTCAGCACGCTGGAAACCTTGTCCGTATCGAATCCACGCCGTTGAGCGGCCTTGATGAGGAGTCCTGCGCCGACGATAAAACCGAGGCCTGCAAAGAGTCCATGGAGTGACAACGCAAGGGGGCCGAGTTCGAAAATCGGGACTGGGGGGTATGAGATAGATGCAATCATGCTGACAGCCTATTGCATTTGCCACGCTTGCGCAGGTCGAACCACATCGATTGCCGCGGCTGGCACGCACCGAAGATCCTCGACCACGAACTGATGGAGCTGCCAGATCCCCACCGCCCAACGGCACTCCGCTACGCTGCCTGTCAACGCAACCCAGAGCCAGGAGACCTCGTACATGTCGATGAAGGACCGAGCAGAGCAAGCGTTCGACGCGGTGCAATCAGAACTCCACACCATCTCGCAGTGGATGTACGACAACCCGGAAACAGCGTTCGAGGAGTTCGCCATTTCCGCCCGACTCGCCTCGTTCCTCGGACAGAACGGTTTCACGGTTGACTATCCAGCATGGGGTCTGGAAACGTGTTTCGATGCGGTTGCGGGTAGTGGAGGTCCAGAGGTCATCATCTGTGCCGAATACGACGCGCTACCCGAAGTTGGCCACGCCTGCGGACACAACATCATCGCTGCCGCGGCACTAGGTGCCGGCGTCGCCCTTGCATCTGTGGCTGACGAACTCGCTATTCGCATCAGGGTTCTTGGCACGCCGGCCGAGGAAGCTTACGGCGGCAAAGTCGATCTTATCAACGCGGGTGCGTTCAAGAGTGGTACGGTCGCCATGATGATCCATCCGGCACCACACGATGTTGTGGACCCCAACTTTCTCGCCGTTGCACACATCGACATCGAATTCACTGGCAAGGAATCGCATGCATCGTTCGCACCACAGCTCGGTGTCAACGCCTTAGACGCCGCCGTGCAGGCGTACAACAACGTCTCGATGCTGCGCCAAGCGATCTACCCGACGGACAAGATCCACGGCGTGATCACCTACGGCGGTGGCGTGCCAAATGTCATTCCAGCGTTCACGTCGATGTCGTGGTACGTCCGAGCCGCGACCAAGGAACGGCTCGACGAACTCTACGCCCAAGTGATCGCCTGCTTCGAGGCGGCAGCCACCGCGACCCGAAACACCCTCGAAGTGAAGAGCCGCGGCCATGTCTACAAGGACATTCAGAACAACAAGGTCATGGCAGACCTCTATGCGGACAACAGCGCATCGCTTGGACGCACAATGGGCAGAGGCGCGGATTATGACCCAAGCGCCGCCGGATCGACCGATATGGGCAACGTATCGCACGAGCTACCGACGATCCACCCAATGCTGGACATCCACTCGAACGGCGCTGTAAACCACCAGAAAGAGTTCGCTGCCCACACAACAACGGCAGACGGTCAGCAGGCCATCCGAGATGGAGCGCTTGCAATGGCGTATACCGCCATCGATCTTGCGGAAGGTGACCGTTGGGAAGAACTCGGGTAGTTGTGCCCGAGAAGACCAACGCCATGAGGGCGCTCGACGCAGCAACGGTCAACTACAGCGTGCATGAGTATGCCCTAGCCGAAGATGAGTTTTCGGCGGTAGCCGTGGCCGATCAACTCGGGCTACCGCATGGGCAAGTCTTCAAGACACTCTGTGTCCAAGCCAGCACGGGCGAGTACTGCTTTGCGATCGTCCCGGCAGGCACCAACCTGAGCCTCAAGGCGCTGGCGAAGGCAGCCGGCCACAAAAAGGTCGAGATGGTGCCGGTCCGTGATGTACGAGCGGTCACCGGGTACCCACGAGGATCGGTGACGGTCATGGCCGCGAGAAAGATATTCCAGTCTACGTCGACACCTCAGCGCAGACATGGGACAAGATCGCAGTCTCAGCAGGGACGAGTGGTCTCCAGCTATTGCTCGTACCAGCAGCGTATCTGAGGGTCACATCCGCGAAGCTGATCCCGATTGCCCACGGACCCTGACACTAAGACCCCCTTCATTCGAGCCTCGGGCACCAGCCTCGGATCGATTTACACAGCAGCCCGTTGTCGACGATTACAGGATCTGGCTGAGGAACAGCTTCGTCCGGTCGTGCTGTGGGTTCTCGAAGAAGTGTTCGGGCGTTCCTTCTTCGACGACGAGTCCGTAGTCGAAGAACAACACTCGGTCGGCAACCTCTCTTGCGAAGCCCATCTCGTGGGTCACAACGATCATCGTCATCCCAGTCTCCGCAAGTTCCTTCATGACATCGAGGACTTCCTTGATCATTTCAGGGTCGAGCGCCGAAGTCGGCTCGTCGAACAGCATGATCTTTGGCTTCATCGCCAGAGCCCGTGCAATGGCAACGCGCTGCTGTTGACCGCCGGAGAGCTGTCCCGGAAACTTCTCGGATTGCTCGGGGATACCCACTCGCTCGAGGAGAGCTTGTACGTCTTCTTCAACTTCGGCGCGGGGCAGCTTGCGAACCCACAGTGGGGCCAGGGCGATGTTGTCGAAGACGGTGAGGTGTGGGAACAGGTTGAACTGTTGGAACACCATGCCGACCTCAGAGCGGATCTTGTCGATGTTACGAACATCGTTCGTCAACTCGATCCCGTCCACAATGATCGTGCCCTCTTGATGAGCTTCAAGCCGGTTGATACACCGAATGAACGTGGACTTTCCGGAACCAGAAGGGCCGATGACAACGACCACTTCCTTTTCCTTGACGACAGCGTCCACTCCCTTGAGAGCCTGAAAGTCACCGAACCACTTCTTCACGCCTTCACAGACGATCATGTCTTTATTGCCTTGTACGCTCATCTCAACTCCTCTAGACCTTTACCGCTCACCGACGCCGAGCTTCTTCTCAAGACGTTGGCTCATCCGGGACACCGTGAAGGTGAACATCCAGTAGACAAACGCCGCGAAAATCAGGGGCTCAAGGAAC
This region of Acidobacteriota bacterium genomic DNA includes:
- a CDS encoding SPFH/Band 7/PHB domain protein, yielding MEIILGVALPLIILAAVFAGVAFKIVRQFELGLIERFGEYKRTTGPGLQFVFPFIESIQRIDMREIVVDVPPQEVITKDNVVVTVDAVVYYQAVDPKSLAYNVQNFVLAATKLAQTNLRNVIGDLTLDEALTSRDIINTQLRDILDEATDVWGTKVVRVEIQRIDPPADVTQAMHRQMKAERDRRANVTEADGEREAQILRAEGVKESRILEAQGQAGAIREVADAEAYQKRVVAEGEALAIIQVYAAIHEGRPTDDLIKIKYLEALQGVANGTATKIFLPMEMGAIMGALGAAGEMLTGGGSSS
- a CDS encoding PadR family transcriptional regulator, producing the protein MPSDHNSQLLKGVLDMCLLAIINDEPSYGYEMATKLQGRGLHLISEGSIYPLLSRLQKQGLIDGYFVESAGGPPRKYYRIEHTGRQRLKEWTQEWDSLTNGVKEVLNGGGYDITA
- a CDS encoding amino acid ABC transporter ATP-binding protein encodes the protein MIVCEGVKKWFGDFQALKGVDAVVKEKEVVVVIGPSGSGKSTFIRCINRLEAHQEGTIIVDGIELTNDVRNIDKIRSEVGMVFQQFNLFPHLTVFDNIALAPLWVRKLPRAEVEEDVQALLERVGIPEQSEKFPGQLSGGQQQRVAIARALAMKPKIMLFDEPTSALDPEMIKEVLDVMKELAETGMTMIVVTHEMGFAREVADRVLFFDYGLVVEEGTPEHFFENPQHDRTKLFLSQIL
- a CDS encoding prolipoprotein diacylglyceryl transferase, which codes for MIASISYPPVPIFELGPLALSLHGLFAGLGFIVGAGLLIKAAQRRGFDTDKVSSVLTWGLVGAILGARFFTVPAHIGDVGYEFSDAISLAGDFSILGGYAGGILVAWFKMRRIGMDTASMLDMAAPGFAIGAVVGRVGDFFIVEHLGSATTFFLGYAVKPGNDLSPQHDSLECGPAEAINGICGIYHPTWLYDMIGAAILLGVLVWLVRSSRRFRYGQIFALWLAWYGFQRFLIDFTRLGAAKLGTVADSVMGPFTGSQWGGLGAGLIGVALFVAFKRGDIVSQEGDAQRGAKLGATEESVADAD
- a CDS encoding Cys-tRNA(Pro) deacylase, translated to MGRTRVVVPEKTNAMRALDAATVNYSVHEYALAEDEFSAVAVADQLGLPHGQVFKTLCVQASTGEYCFAIVPAGTNLSLKALAKAAGHKKVEMVPVRDVRAVTGYPRGSVTVMAARKIFQSTSTPQRRHGTRSQSQQGRVVSSYCSYQQRI
- a CDS encoding NfeD family protein; the protein is MPWWTAIGATALVIAAALAVGKDSEVDEVGIQIAFWAATAVALAIGEIFTAGFFLISFAAGAGVAAALAAAGVNPPTQIVAFLIVSVIGLLWTRKYAIQDRPPLIPVGANRFLGKQAVVERDISRHTAGRVRIGSEDWRAVTDADEVYETGTTVKIVAIRGTSLVVTAQE
- a CDS encoding M20 family metallopeptidase; amino-acid sequence: MKDRAEQAFDAVQSELHTISQWMYDNPETAFEEFAISARLASFLGQNGFTVDYPAWGLETCFDAVAGSGGPEVIICAEYDALPEVGHACGHNIIAAAALGAGVALASVADELAIRIRVLGTPAEEAYGGKVDLINAGAFKSGTVAMMIHPAPHDVVDPNFLAVAHIDIEFTGKESHASFAPQLGVNALDAAVQAYNNVSMLRQAIYPTDKIHGVITYGGGVPNVIPAFTSMSWYVRAATKERLDELYAQVIACFEAAATATRNTLEVKSRGHVYKDIQNNKVMADLYADNSASLGRTMGRGADYDPSAAGSTDMGNVSHELPTIHPMLDIHSNGAVNHQKEFAAHTTTADGQQAIRDGALAMAYTAIDLAEGDRWEELG